Sequence from the Streptomyces sp. NBC_01408 genome:
ATGACGGCGGCCGTCGCCCCGGAGACGGCCAGCGCCTCGGCCAGGGTGAGGGTGTCGTCGGGGGCCGGCCCGGAGGCGGGGAGCAGCAGCAGGCCGAGCCCGGCGACGGTGGCGAGGGTGCCCCGCCATTCGGTGGCCGCCACCCGGCGCCCGGCTCCGCGCGCGCCCAGCGGGACGGCGGCCACGAGGGTGAGCGCGCCGAGCGGCTGGACCAGGGTGAGCGGCCCGTACCGCAGGGCGGCCGCGTGCAGCAGCGCAGCGGCGGCGTTCAGCCCGGCCGACCACCACCAGGCACCGGAGCCGAGCAGGGCACTGGCGCTGCGGGCGACGGCGGCGCGGGCCAGCCGCTCCTGGGCGACGGCGGCGGACGCGTAGGTCACGGCGGAGGCCAGGCAGAGCCCTACGGCGAGGGCGGTGGCGTTCACCGTCCCACGCCCTCGGGGAGGTTCCGCGGCCGCGGCAGACCGCGTACGCCGATGGCGTCGGCGTCGGCGTCGGCGTCGGCAGCCTCCGGCGCCGGGTCCCCGTCGCCGGACAAAGCCGCACGGTCCGTGTCGGCATCACCGGCCTCCGGCGCCCGGTCCGCGGCGGCGTCCGCCGGGCGCCCCGGCCGCGGGACGAGCAGCAGGGCCGCCCCGAGCAGGACGGTCGCCACGATCGCGTCGAGCCAGTAGTGGTTGGCGGTGCCGACGACCACGAGCAGGGTCACCAGCGGGTGCAGCAGCCACAGGGCGCGCCATCGCGACCGGGTGGCCGCGATCATGCCGAGCGCGAGCATCAGCGCCCAACCGAAGTGCAGGGAGGGCATCGCGGCGAACTGGTTGGCCATGGTGTCGGAGGCCGGCGCGGCCCCGTACACGGTGGGCCCGTAGACCTGTCCGGTGTCGATCAGGTGGGCTTCGCCGAGCATCCGCGGGGGCGCGAGCGGGAAGCCGAGGTGCAGGGCCAGGGCGGCTCCCGTGAGCACGGCCAGGACGCGGCGCGCCCACAGGTAGTGGACCGGGCGGCGCAGGTAGAGCCAGACCAGGAAGAGCGCGGTCGCGGGGAAGTGGACGGCCGCGTAGTAGGTGTTCGCGGTGTGGACGAGGGCGTCGCCGTGCAGCAGCAGGCGTTGGACCGCGCCCTCGCCGGGCAGGTGCAGGGCGCGTTCGGCGTCCCACACCCGTGCGGCGTTGCGGAAGGCCTCCTCGGTGCGGTCCGTGGCGAGCGTCCGGCCGGCCTTGTAGACGGTGAACAGTCCCGCGACGAGCAGCAGCTCGCGTATGAGACGGCGGCGCGCGGCTCTCCGTCCGGCTGCCGGTCCGGCAGGTGTGGTCTGGGACATCCCCCGGTCTCTCTTTCCTGGTGCTCGGATCTCGTTTCCGCGGCTGGTCGGGGCCGCGCGCACTGCGACACGCCAGTGTATCGATACATTCGCGTATCGATACGCTGGTGTACCGATACGGTTCCGTTTCCCGTACACTTTGTACGGAAGACAGCCCGAGGAGACCTGAGGAGAGCCGCACCATGACGTCGACGCCGACGCCGACCCCCGCGCGGCGCTCCAAGATCACCCCGGAGCGCGAGCAGGAGTTCTACGACGCCGTACTGGACCAGCTGCGCGAGCACGGCTACGAGGCCCTGACCATGGAGGGCGTCGCCGCCCGGGCCAGCTGCGGCAAGTCCACGCTCTACCGGCAGTGGAAGACCAAGCCGCAGCTCGTCGCCGCCGCCCTGCGCGCGGGCCGACGGGGCACGCTCGTCGCGGTGGACACCGGGACCCTGGCCGG
This genomic interval carries:
- a CDS encoding phosphatase PAP2 family protein — encoded protein: MSQTTPAGPAAGRRAARRRLIRELLLVAGLFTVYKAGRTLATDRTEEAFRNAARVWDAERALHLPGEGAVQRLLLHGDALVHTANTYYAAVHFPATALFLVWLYLRRPVHYLWARRVLAVLTGAALALHLGFPLAPPRMLGEAHLIDTGQVYGPTVYGAAPASDTMANQFAAMPSLHFGWALMLALGMIAATRSRWRALWLLHPLVTLLVVVGTANHYWLDAIVATVLLGAALLLVPRPGRPADAAADRAPEAGDADTDRAALSGDGDPAPEAADADADADAIGVRGLPRPRNLPEGVGR